In one window of Henckelia pumila isolate YLH828 chromosome 1, ASM3356847v2, whole genome shotgun sequence DNA:
- the LOC140873990 gene encoding uncharacterized protein, giving the protein MTLFSKILMFSKEEFDDLKIRMQAHLAGQDDDLCGAPQMIEKYRSKWTTEDKKKENLDNVSKDILYKTLNKNTFSKIKMCKAVKEIWEKLIQICEGNEQTKKEKLSVTTQMFDNIKMKPGESIIECDKRISNIVIDLLALGKTYTN; this is encoded by the exons atGACTTTATTCAGTAAAATTCTCATGTTCTCCAAAGAAGAATTTGACGATTTGAAGATTCGTATGCAAGCTCACTTAGCAGGTCAAGATGATGACTTATG TGGTGCTCCACAAATGATAGAGAAATACAGAAGCAAGTGGACAACAGAAgataaaaagaaagaaaatcttgATAATGTATCCAAGGACATCCTCTACAAGACTCTCAACAAGAATAccttcagcaaaatcaaaatGTGTAAAGCTGTCAAAGAGATATGGGAGAAGCTCATCCAGATTTGTGAAGGGAATGAGCAGACGAAAAAGGAAAAATTGTCAGTAACCACTCAAATGTTCGACAATATCAAGATGAAGCCAGGAGAGTCAATTATTGAATGTGATAAAAGAATTAGCAACATTGTCATTGATTTGCTTGCTCTCGGGA